The following proteins are co-located in the Microbacterium sp. SORGH_AS_0888 genome:
- a CDS encoding sugar transferase gives MSTDTQVDATTESLKDSTKTPSSELPASHAKAASITTSASADRTPDTSAPRPSAPRNWRRSYQRRLWISDFIALVWVVFGTQIAWFGLGNAQLSIIEDSRFSAVSYWFFSIGLIVLWMGALSWSDSRSYRVIGAGPSEYLRVADASLRVFGAIAIVAFLAKIDLARGFLLISLPLGIVVLLTTRWLWRQWLIAMRQRGTYSARVLLVGSVNSVAQIARELGRNVEAGYLVVGACSPSGKIGDTVPGTEIPMMGSVNAIERAMQLTGADTVAVTSTDELPPDKVKQISWNLQAGRQHLVLAPSIVDIAGPRLHTRPVAGLPLIHVETPRFSKGQLFLKRTLDICASSVGVVLLSPVLAFLAMSIRLSSDGPVLFRQVRIGRGGREFTMLKFRSMVTNAEELLENLQRQRQEEGIDSGNEILFKMKNDPRVTPIGRIMRKYSLDELPQLFNVIGGSMSLVGPRPPLPTEVEQYATHVHRRFLVKPGITGLWQVSGRSTLSWEDTVRLDLSYVENWTVLTDLAILAKTAKAALAPGESAH, from the coding sequence TGCACCACGCCCCTCAGCGCCGCGCAACTGGCGCCGCTCGTACCAGCGACGGTTGTGGATCAGCGATTTCATCGCCCTGGTCTGGGTCGTGTTCGGCACGCAGATCGCCTGGTTCGGACTCGGCAATGCGCAGCTGTCAATCATCGAGGATTCGCGCTTCTCCGCGGTCTCGTACTGGTTCTTCTCAATCGGGCTCATCGTCTTGTGGATGGGCGCGTTGTCGTGGAGCGACTCTCGCAGCTACCGCGTGATCGGCGCGGGCCCGAGCGAGTACTTGCGCGTCGCCGACGCGAGCCTGCGCGTCTTCGGAGCGATCGCAATCGTGGCCTTCTTGGCGAAGATCGACCTCGCGCGCGGCTTTCTTCTGATCAGCCTGCCTCTTGGCATCGTCGTGCTGTTGACCACGCGGTGGCTGTGGCGGCAGTGGCTCATCGCGATGCGTCAGCGCGGCACGTACTCGGCTCGTGTGCTGCTGGTCGGCTCGGTGAATTCCGTTGCGCAGATCGCGCGGGAGCTCGGGCGCAACGTCGAAGCCGGCTATCTGGTCGTGGGAGCATGCAGCCCGAGCGGCAAGATCGGTGACACGGTGCCCGGCACCGAGATCCCGATGATGGGCAGCGTCAACGCCATCGAGCGGGCGATGCAGCTGACGGGTGCGGATACCGTCGCCGTCACGAGCACGGACGAGCTGCCGCCGGACAAGGTGAAGCAGATCTCGTGGAACCTGCAGGCCGGGCGTCAGCATCTGGTTCTCGCACCGAGCATCGTCGACATCGCCGGTCCTCGTCTGCACACCCGTCCCGTCGCGGGCCTTCCACTGATCCACGTCGAGACTCCGCGGTTCAGCAAGGGGCAGCTCTTCCTCAAGCGGACCCTCGACATCTGCGCGAGCAGCGTGGGCGTCGTCCTCCTCAGCCCCGTCCTCGCTTTCCTGGCGATGAGCATCCGCCTCTCGTCTGATGGCCCTGTCCTCTTCCGTCAGGTGCGCATCGGCCGCGGTGGTCGAGAATTCACCATGTTGAAGTTCCGCTCGATGGTGACGAACGCCGAGGAGCTTCTCGAGAACCTCCAGCGACAGCGGCAGGAAGAGGGCATCGACTCGGGCAATGAGATCCTCTTCAAGATGAAGAACGACCCGCGGGTCACGCCGATCGGACGCATCATGCGGAAGTACAGCCTCGACGAGCTGCCGCAGCTCTTCAATGTGATCGGCGGCTCGATGTCACTCGTCGGCCCTCGCCCACCCCTGCCCACGGAGGTCGAGCAGTACGCAACGCACGTACACCGCCGCTTTCTCGTGAAGCCCGGCATCACGGGGCTCTGGCAGGTGAGCGGCCGGTCCACTCTTTCGTGGGAAGACACCGTGCGCCTCGACCTTTCGTACGTCGAGAACTGGACGGTCCTCACCGACCTAGCGATACTTGCCAAAACCGCGAAGGCCGCCTTGGCTCCCGGAGAGTCCGCGCATTGA